From a region of the Candidatus Krumholzibacteriia bacterium genome:
- a CDS encoding YceI family protein, giving the protein MENKTIWQLDPAHTTVEFAVKHMMFTTVRGRFRSFTGVVDINDRHPEQSRVEVTIDASSLDTGVAARDAHLRSADFLDVEHHQQITFRTTRVDGAYTDEGDRFTIVGELEIRGTRRPVTLNATFGGRGTDPWGQRRVGFTASTDIDRRDWGLRWNQALETGGVLVANTVTIEIEAQAVELEQAEPQTVAAVVS; this is encoded by the coding sequence ATGGAGAACAAGACAATCTGGCAACTCGACCCCGCCCACACGACCGTGGAGTTCGCCGTCAAACACATGATGTTCACGACGGTTCGCGGCCGGTTCAGGAGCTTCACCGGGGTGGTCGACATCAACGACCGCCACCCCGAACAGTCTCGGGTGGAGGTCACCATCGATGCGTCAAGCCTCGACACGGGCGTCGCCGCCCGGGATGCGCACCTGCGATCGGCCGACTTCCTGGACGTCGAGCATCACCAGCAGATCACCTTTCGCACCACGCGTGTGGACGGCGCGTACACGGACGAGGGTGACCGCTTCACGATCGTCGGCGAGCTCGAGATTCGCGGGACACGCAGGCCCGTGACATTGAACGCCACCTTTGGAGGGCGTGGGACTGATCCCTGGGGCCAGCGGCGAGTCGGTTTTACCGCATCAACCGACATCGATCGCCGCGACTGGGGGCTGCGCTGGAACCAGGCGCTCGAAACCGGAGGCGTGCTCGTGGCCAACACGGTCACGATCGAGATCGAAGCGCAAGCCGTGGAACTGGAACAGGCTGAACCACAGACGGTGGCGGCTGTCGTGTCATAG
- a CDS encoding zinc-binding alcohol dehydrogenase family protein: MRAVVLTEPGPVENLVLREIPVPDPPPGWVRIAVRAFGLNRSELHTRLGLAEGVTFPRVLGIEAAGVVDVANGTDLQAGQQVATLMGGMGRTFDGGYAEYTVVPRRQVIPFRSTLPWHVLGAVPETLQTAYGSLTIGLDLRRGQSLLIRGGTSSVGLAAATIAKDLGATVLSTTRQPDRADALKAHGVDHPIVDTGQVAPTVRDLVPEGVDAALELVGTPTLPDTLASTRIHGTVCFTGMLSNQWIVPNFYPIAYLPRGVRLTAYGGGSGDLPAEVLQRYLDRLAVGDVSLGPVRSYAFDQLRQAHTDMEQNRTFGKMVVTISP; encoded by the coding sequence ATGCGCGCGGTGGTGCTGACCGAACCCGGTCCCGTGGAGAACCTGGTGCTCAGGGAGATCCCAGTACCAGACCCGCCGCCGGGCTGGGTGCGGATTGCGGTCCGCGCGTTCGGCCTGAACCGGTCGGAACTCCATACGCGTCTGGGACTCGCGGAAGGCGTCACGTTTCCGCGCGTCCTCGGCATCGAAGCGGCGGGTGTCGTCGACGTCGCCAACGGCACGGACCTGCAGGCCGGCCAACAGGTGGCGACCTTGATGGGCGGCATGGGACGGACCTTCGACGGCGGCTACGCCGAGTACACCGTCGTGCCGCGTCGCCAGGTCATCCCCTTCCGCTCCACGCTGCCCTGGCACGTCCTCGGCGCGGTGCCCGAGACCCTGCAAACGGCCTACGGCTCGCTGACCATCGGTCTGGACCTGCGGCGCGGACAGTCGTTGCTCATTCGCGGCGGCACCTCGTCGGTCGGCCTCGCCGCAGCCACGATCGCCAAGGACCTCGGGGCGACGGTGCTGTCCACGACGCGCCAGCCTGACCGTGCGGACGCCCTGAAGGCGCATGGCGTCGACCACCCCATTGTCGACACGGGTCAGGTCGCGCCGACGGTGCGCGACCTCGTTCCGGAGGGCGTGGATGCCGCACTGGAACTCGTGGGCACGCCGACGCTGCCGGATACGCTCGCCTCCACGCGCATCCACGGCACCGTCTGCTTTACCGGCATGCTCTCGAATCAGTGGATCGTGCCGAACTTCTATCCGATCGCCTATTTGCCTCGGGGTGTACGGCTGACGGCCTACGGCGGTGGCAGCGGTGACCTCCCCGCAGAGGTGCTGCAGCGCTATCTCGATCGGCTCGCGGTCGGCGACGTCAGCCTGGGTCCTGTCCGATCCTATGCCTTCGACCAGCTCCGCCAGGCACACACGGACATGGAACAGAACCGGACCTTCGGCAAGATGGTCGTCACAATCTCGCCGTAG